From the Phoenix dactylifera cultivar Barhee BC4 chromosome 10, palm_55x_up_171113_PBpolish2nd_filt_p, whole genome shotgun sequence genome, one window contains:
- the LOC103696995 gene encoding ATP-dependent DNA helicase At3g02060, chloroplastic isoform X2, translating to MATTKGPPLPIPTHKLLFSRFPSNPKLWRLPTPKFPRTGPQPFLFIRTNAFYTEGLPISIATRKDKSEAEPDEIGLLNERIRREHKRREGSKAGSKLDSAEAERYIKTVKEQQQRGLQKLKGDVDGKEGGFGYRADPYSLCPGDYVVHKRVGIGKFVAIKYDVPKNSSSGPIEYVFIEYADGMAKLPVKQAARMLYRYNLPNETKKPRALSKLSDPSTWERRRIKGKIAVQKMVVDLMELYLHRLKQRRPPYPKNPAMAEFVAQFPYEPTPDQKQAFIDVEKDLTERETPMDRLICGDVGFGKTEVALRAIFCVVSAGKQAMVLAPTIVLAKQHFDVICERFSRYPHIKVGLLSRFQTKAEKEGHLSMIKSGQLDIVVGTHALLGNRVVYSSLGLLVVDEEQRFGVKQKEKIASFKTSVDVLTLSATPIPRTLYLALTGFRDASLISTPPPERVPIKTHLSSYSKDKVLSAIKFELDRGGQIFYVLPRIKGLEEIKEFLDQSLPDASIAIAHGKQYSKQLEETMEKFALGEIEILICTNIVESGLDIQNANTIIVQDVHQFGLAQLYQLRGRVGRADKEAYAYLFYPDKSLLSYQALERLAAIEEYRDLGQGFHLAERDMGIRGFGNIFGEQQTGDIGNVGIDLFFEMLFESMSKVEEHRLVSVPYNNVQ from the exons ATGGCCACAACTAAAGGGCCTCCGCTCCCCATCCCAACCCACAAGCTTCTTTTCTCCCGCTTCCCCTCCAATCCCAAGCTCTGGAGACTCCCCACCCCCAAATTCCCTCGAACCGGTCCCCAGCCCTTCCTTTTCATCCGCACCAACGCTTTCTACACCGAGGGACTCCCCATCTCCATCGCCACTCGGAAGGACAAATCCGAGGCCGAGCCGGACGAAATTGGCCTATTAAATGAAAGGATTCGGAGGGAGCACAAGAGGAGGGAGGGATCGAAGGCGGGGAGCAAGCTGGATTCGGCCGAGGCGGAGAGGTATATCAAAACGGTCAAGGAGCAGCAGCAGAGGGGGCTTCAGAAGCTCAAAGGGGATGTCGATGGGAAGGAGGGTGGGTTTGGGTACCGGGCGGATCCTTACTCGCTTTGTCCTGGGGATTATGTTGTCCATAAGAGGGTGGGGATTGGCAAATTTGTGGCGATTAAGTATGACGTTCCCAAGAATTCATCCTCGGGGCCTATAGAGTACGTTTTTATAGAGTATGCTGATGGCATGGCGAAGCTTCCCGTTAAGCAGGCGGCCCGGATGCTCTACCGCTATAATCT acCAAATGAAACAAAAAAGCCACGGGCATTGAGCAAGCTGAGTGACCCTAGTACATGGGAGAGGCGAAGAATAAAGGGGAAGATTGCTGTTCAGAAAATGGTTGTTGACTTGATGGAATTATACTTGCATAGGCTGAAACAGAGAAGGCCTCCATACCCAAAGAACCCAGCCATGGCTGAATTTGTTGCACAATTTCCTTATGAGCCTACCCCAGACCAAAAGCAG GCATTTATTGATGTAGAGAAGGATTTGACTGAAAGGGAAACTCCAATGGATAGATTGATTTGCGGAGATGTTGGGTTTGGTAAAACTGAAGTTGCATTGCGTGCTATATTTTGTGTAGTATCTGCTGGAAAACAAGCTATGGTTCTTGCACCAACTATAGTTCTAGCCAAACAACACTTTGATGTCATTTGTGAGCGCTTTTCTCGATATCCTCATATAAAGGTTGGACTTCTGAGCAGGTTTCAG ACCAAAGCAGAAAAAGAAGGGCATCTTTCAATGATTAAAAGTGGGCAGCTGGACATCGTTGTTGGAACCCATGCACTTCTTGGAAATCGTGTGGTCTATAGCAGTCTGGGTCTGCTGGTTGTTGATGAAGAGCAG AGGTTTGGCGTTAAACAGAAGGAAAAGATAGCATCGTTTAAAACTTCAGTCGATGTTCTCACTCTGTCTGCGACACCTATTCCACGAACTCTTTATTTGGCATTGACTGGATTCCGCGATGCTAG TTTGATTTCAACACCACCTCCAGAAAGAGTTCCTATAAAGACTCATTTGTCATCTTATAGTAAAGATAAAGTCTTATCAGCGATCAAGTTCGAGTTGGATCGTGGTGGCCAAATTTTCTATGTTTTACCTCGTATTAAAG GATTGGAAGAGATTAAGGAATTTCTTGACCAATCACTCCCAGATGCTTCAATCGCTATTGCTCATGGAAAG cAATACTCAAAGCAACTAGAAGAAACTATGGAGAAATTTGCTTTGGGAGAAATCGAGATTCTTATTTGCACTAATATAGTTGAAAGTGGACTGGATATCCAAAACGCTAACACCATAATAGTTCAGGATGTTCACCAATTTGGACTGGCTCAATTGTATCAG CTGCGAGGGAGGGTTGGGCGAGCAGACAAGGAAGCATATGCATATTTGTTCTACCCTGACAAATCATTGCTCTCTTATCAGGCATTG GAGAGACTCGCTGCTATTGAGGAGTATCGGGATCTAGGCCAAGGCTTTCATCTTGCAGAGAGAGACATGGGGATAAGAGGATTTGGGAATATTTTTGGTGAGCAGCAGACTGGTGATATTGGAAATGTTGGCATTGATCTGTTTTTTGAGATGCTCTTTGAAAGCATGTCTAAG GTGGAAGAACACCGCCTTGTCTCAGTTCCTTACAATAATGTTCAG TGA
- the LOC103696995 gene encoding ATP-dependent DNA helicase At3g02060, chloroplastic isoform X1 → MATTKGPPLPIPTHKLLFSRFPSNPKLWRLPTPKFPRTGPQPFLFIRTNAFYTEGLPISIATRKDKSEAEPDEIGLLNERIRREHKRREGSKAGSKLDSAEAERYIKTVKEQQQRGLQKLKGDVDGKEGGFGYRADPYSLCPGDYVVHKRVGIGKFVAIKYDVPKNSSSGPIEYVFIEYADGMAKLPVKQAARMLYRYNLPNETKKPRALSKLSDPSTWERRRIKGKIAVQKMVVDLMELYLHRLKQRRPPYPKNPAMAEFVAQFPYEPTPDQKQAFIDVEKDLTERETPMDRLICGDVGFGKTEVALRAIFCVVSAGKQAMVLAPTIVLAKQHFDVICERFSRYPHIKVGLLSRFQTKAEKEGHLSMIKSGQLDIVVGTHALLGNRVVYSSLGLLVVDEEQRFGVKQKEKIASFKTSVDVLTLSATPIPRTLYLALTGFRDASLISTPPPERVPIKTHLSSYSKDKVLSAIKFELDRGGQIFYVLPRIKGLEEIKEFLDQSLPDASIAIAHGKQYSKQLEETMEKFALGEIEILICTNIVESGLDIQNANTIIVQDVHQFGLAQLYQLRGRVGRADKEAYAYLFYPDKSLLSYQALERLAAIEEYRDLGQGFHLAERDMGIRGFGNIFGEQQTGDIGNVGIDLFFEMLFESMSKVEEHRLVSVPYNNVQLDINVTPHLSSEYINYLDNPIELISEAEKAAEKDMWSLMQFTEHLRRQYGKEPRSMELLLKKLYVRRMAADLGITKIYASGKTVHMAANMTKKVFKIMTESMASDVHRNCLTFVENEIKAELLLELPKEQLLNWIFQCLAELYAALPVLVKY, encoded by the exons ATGGCCACAACTAAAGGGCCTCCGCTCCCCATCCCAACCCACAAGCTTCTTTTCTCCCGCTTCCCCTCCAATCCCAAGCTCTGGAGACTCCCCACCCCCAAATTCCCTCGAACCGGTCCCCAGCCCTTCCTTTTCATCCGCACCAACGCTTTCTACACCGAGGGACTCCCCATCTCCATCGCCACTCGGAAGGACAAATCCGAGGCCGAGCCGGACGAAATTGGCCTATTAAATGAAAGGATTCGGAGGGAGCACAAGAGGAGGGAGGGATCGAAGGCGGGGAGCAAGCTGGATTCGGCCGAGGCGGAGAGGTATATCAAAACGGTCAAGGAGCAGCAGCAGAGGGGGCTTCAGAAGCTCAAAGGGGATGTCGATGGGAAGGAGGGTGGGTTTGGGTACCGGGCGGATCCTTACTCGCTTTGTCCTGGGGATTATGTTGTCCATAAGAGGGTGGGGATTGGCAAATTTGTGGCGATTAAGTATGACGTTCCCAAGAATTCATCCTCGGGGCCTATAGAGTACGTTTTTATAGAGTATGCTGATGGCATGGCGAAGCTTCCCGTTAAGCAGGCGGCCCGGATGCTCTACCGCTATAATCT acCAAATGAAACAAAAAAGCCACGGGCATTGAGCAAGCTGAGTGACCCTAGTACATGGGAGAGGCGAAGAATAAAGGGGAAGATTGCTGTTCAGAAAATGGTTGTTGACTTGATGGAATTATACTTGCATAGGCTGAAACAGAGAAGGCCTCCATACCCAAAGAACCCAGCCATGGCTGAATTTGTTGCACAATTTCCTTATGAGCCTACCCCAGACCAAAAGCAG GCATTTATTGATGTAGAGAAGGATTTGACTGAAAGGGAAACTCCAATGGATAGATTGATTTGCGGAGATGTTGGGTTTGGTAAAACTGAAGTTGCATTGCGTGCTATATTTTGTGTAGTATCTGCTGGAAAACAAGCTATGGTTCTTGCACCAACTATAGTTCTAGCCAAACAACACTTTGATGTCATTTGTGAGCGCTTTTCTCGATATCCTCATATAAAGGTTGGACTTCTGAGCAGGTTTCAG ACCAAAGCAGAAAAAGAAGGGCATCTTTCAATGATTAAAAGTGGGCAGCTGGACATCGTTGTTGGAACCCATGCACTTCTTGGAAATCGTGTGGTCTATAGCAGTCTGGGTCTGCTGGTTGTTGATGAAGAGCAG AGGTTTGGCGTTAAACAGAAGGAAAAGATAGCATCGTTTAAAACTTCAGTCGATGTTCTCACTCTGTCTGCGACACCTATTCCACGAACTCTTTATTTGGCATTGACTGGATTCCGCGATGCTAG TTTGATTTCAACACCACCTCCAGAAAGAGTTCCTATAAAGACTCATTTGTCATCTTATAGTAAAGATAAAGTCTTATCAGCGATCAAGTTCGAGTTGGATCGTGGTGGCCAAATTTTCTATGTTTTACCTCGTATTAAAG GATTGGAAGAGATTAAGGAATTTCTTGACCAATCACTCCCAGATGCTTCAATCGCTATTGCTCATGGAAAG cAATACTCAAAGCAACTAGAAGAAACTATGGAGAAATTTGCTTTGGGAGAAATCGAGATTCTTATTTGCACTAATATAGTTGAAAGTGGACTGGATATCCAAAACGCTAACACCATAATAGTTCAGGATGTTCACCAATTTGGACTGGCTCAATTGTATCAG CTGCGAGGGAGGGTTGGGCGAGCAGACAAGGAAGCATATGCATATTTGTTCTACCCTGACAAATCATTGCTCTCTTATCAGGCATTG GAGAGACTCGCTGCTATTGAGGAGTATCGGGATCTAGGCCAAGGCTTTCATCTTGCAGAGAGAGACATGGGGATAAGAGGATTTGGGAATATTTTTGGTGAGCAGCAGACTGGTGATATTGGAAATGTTGGCATTGATCTGTTTTTTGAGATGCTCTTTGAAAGCATGTCTAAG GTGGAAGAACACCGCCTTGTCTCAGTTCCTTACAATAATGTTCAG CTTGATATAAATGTAACACCGCATCTCTCCTCTGAGTACATAAACTATCTTGATAATCCTATTGAATTAATCAGTGAAGCAGAAAAAGCTGCAGAAAAGGATATGTGGAGTTTAATGCAATTTACTGAACATTTACGTCGCCAATATGGAAAAGAACCTCGTTCCATGGAG TTATTATTGAAAAAGCTCTATGTCAGGCGAATGGCTGCTGATCTAGGTATTACAAAGATATATGCATCTGGCAAGACAGTTCATATGGCTGCAAACATGACTAAGAAGGTGTTCAAGATAATGACAGAGTCAATGGCATCTGATGTACATCGCAATTGTCTAACATTTGTCGAAAATGAAATTAAG GCTGAACTTCTTTTGGAGCTACCAAAAGAGCAACTCctcaattggatttttcagtgcTTGGCAGAACTCTATGCTGCATTGCCTGTTCTTGTCAAGTACTAG